A window from Pseudomonas sp. MRSN 12121 encodes these proteins:
- the truB gene encoding tRNA pseudouridine(55) synthase TruB produces MAQVKRIRRNVSGIILLDKPLGFTSNAALQKVRWLLNAEKAGHTGSLDPLATGVLPLCFGEATKFSQYLLDSDKGYETLMQLGKTTSTADAEGEVLQTRDVTVGRADMEAVLPQFRGQISQIPPMYSALKRDGQPLYKLARAGEVVEREARSVTIARLELLAFEGDTARLAVDCSKGTYIRTLVEDIGEKLGCGAYVAELRRTQAGPFSLAQTVTLEELEAVHAEGGNEAVDRFLMPSDSGLLDWPLLQFSEHSAFYWLNGQPVRAPDAPKFGMVRVQDHNGRFIGIGEVSEDGRIAPRRLIRSE; encoded by the coding sequence GTGGCTCAGGTCAAGCGTATCCGTCGTAACGTCAGCGGCATCATCCTGCTCGACAAGCCGCTGGGGTTCACCTCCAACGCGGCGCTGCAGAAGGTCCGCTGGCTGCTCAACGCCGAAAAGGCCGGGCACACCGGTAGCCTCGATCCCCTGGCCACCGGTGTATTGCCGCTGTGCTTCGGCGAGGCGACCAAGTTCTCGCAATACCTGCTCGACTCCGACAAGGGTTACGAAACCCTGATGCAGTTGGGCAAGACCACCAGCACGGCCGATGCCGAGGGCGAAGTCCTGCAGACCCGCGACGTGACCGTTGGTCGCGCCGATATGGAAGCGGTGCTGCCACAATTTCGTGGGCAAATCAGTCAGATACCGCCGATGTACTCCGCGCTGAAGCGTGACGGCCAGCCACTTTACAAGCTGGCTCGTGCAGGCGAAGTGGTGGAGCGCGAGGCGCGTTCTGTTACTATTGCGCGCTTGGAATTACTCGCCTTCGAAGGCGATACTGCGCGGCTGGCGGTGGACTGCAGCAAAGGCACCTATATCCGTACCCTGGTGGAAGATATCGGTGAGAAGCTGGGTTGTGGTGCTTACGTCGCAGAACTGCGTCGCACCCAGGCCGGTCCTTTCAGCCTGGCCCAGACCGTCACGCTAGAAGAGTTGGAAGCGGTACATGCCGAAGGCGGCAACGAAGCGGTGGATCGCTTCCTGATGCCATCGGACAGCGGCCTGCTGGATTGGCCCCTGTTGCAGTTCTCGGAGCACAGCGCGTTCTACTGGCTCAACGGCCAGCCGGTACGGGCTCCCGATGCACCGAAGTTCGGCATGGTGCGGGTACAGGATCATAACGGTCGCTTTATCGGTATCGGTGAAGTGAGCGAAGACGGGCGCATCGCGCCGCGTCGACTGATTCGGTCGGAATGA
- the rpsO gene encoding 30S ribosomal protein S15 has translation MALSVEEKAQIVTDYQQAVGDTGSPEVQVALLTANINKLQGHFKANGKDHHSRRGLIRMVNQRRKLLDYLKGKDLSRYSALIGRLGLRR, from the coding sequence ATGGCACTCAGCGTTGAAGAAAAAGCTCAAATCGTAACCGACTACCAGCAAGCTGTTGGTGACACTGGTTCGCCAGAAGTGCAAGTTGCACTGCTGACCGCCAACATCAACAAACTGCAAGGTCACTTCAAGGCCAACGGCAAAGACCACCACTCCCGTCGTGGTCTGATCCGCATGGTTAACCAGCGTCGTAAGCTGCTGGACTACCTGAAAGGCAAAGACCTGAGCCGTTACAGCGCTCTGATCGGTCGCCTGGGTCTGCGTCGCTAA